The genomic segment AATATCGTAACGGAAAAACACAATTAAAGTAGGCAAAATAATTATGGCGCCGCCTACCCCAACGCTAATACAAATAAGTCCTACAATTAATCCCAACAAAAAAAGCAATCCTTTCGACTCGATTGGAGCTTTATCGGTAGTATAAGACATATTGGTCAGCATTTTAATTACATTAAACAGTTGAATAGCAATCAAAACACATAACAACACAATTTCAGGTACAAGTTTCATCACGAAACCGCTGCTCAAAGCACCTACAAACCCACCTAATCCTAGGATTATAGCAGGCTTTACATCAAACATTTTGTGTTTAATATTTATCAGTGAACCGAAAACTGAACCAATCATCATTGGTACAATCGCTATACCAACCGATTCTTTCATGGAATAACCAAACAAAAGCATTATTGGAACAAGTACGGTTC from the Lentimicrobiaceae bacterium genome contains:
- a CDS encoding sulfite exporter TauE/SafE family protein, translating into MEIVLLIVLGIFVGFLSGFFGIGGGTVLVPIMLLFGYSMKESVGIAIVPMMIGSVFGSLINIKHKMFDVKPAIILGLGGFVGALSSGFVMKLVPEIVLLCVLIAIQLFNVIKMLTNMSYTTDKAPIESKGLLFLLGLIVGLICISVGVGGAIIILPTLIVFFRYDIKKAVSTSLFFVVFSSTSGLISLSVNGLVNFKIGLLIAVGAMLGVFFGTKAARNIDKTLQNKLLVLLSIAILFMLFYKFINLIR